In Arthrobacter sp. QXT-31, one genomic interval encodes:
- a CDS encoding putative baseplate assembly protein — MLPSPNLDDRRFQDLVDDAKRMVAHYCPEWTDHNVSDPGVTLIETFAFMVDELFYRLNRVPDRLYIAFLELLGVTLHPPTAASVELLMRLSAPQPDAVVIPKGTEASTRRTEEEEAVVFATTRELTVPPRRLAHVLTQTDGAVTVARTEALHGDSSFPCFGSPPVPGDALLLGLNDAAPSCAVVLRFECEVRGVGVNPNNPPLVWEAWDGDSWVPCDLDSDGTGGLNRPGDVVVHLPHRHAASVQGGTRAGWLRCRVVEPLAGYPSYSASPTVHSAAAFTIGGSVPAVHAEAIYDEVIGMSEGVPGQSFELGRHPVLPGGDGFVVEVAAGSGWETWTEVDSFAGSEPGDRVMVLDRTTGVVHFPPAVREPDGSLRSYGAVPPAGSPIRIPCYSTGGGPRGNVAARALSVLRSSIPFVNSVENRRGAHGGVAGETIEQAKERGPLALRTRDRAITAEDYEQLAKRAAPDIARVRCIPADGADEAGGVRILVVPGAVPDKDGRLTFRDLVPDSGLLAEVAGYLDERRPVGARLLVEPPFYRGVTVVAQLTARPRVSAERLRVDALRALYSYFDPIRGGPDGEGWPFGRPVHAGEVHAVLQSLAGTEIVDEVYVFAADPLTGKRGEPQQRIEVNRNALVFSFDHRVRVSEGT, encoded by the coding sequence ATGCTCCCTTCACCCAATCTTGATGACCGCCGTTTCCAGGACCTGGTGGATGATGCCAAGCGCATGGTGGCGCACTATTGCCCTGAATGGACGGACCACAACGTCTCGGACCCCGGCGTAACCCTTATCGAAACGTTCGCCTTCATGGTGGACGAGCTCTTTTACCGGCTAAACCGGGTGCCCGACCGCCTGTACATCGCGTTCCTGGAATTGCTCGGCGTCACACTCCATCCGCCCACCGCTGCATCAGTTGAGCTCCTGATGAGGCTATCGGCGCCGCAGCCCGACGCCGTCGTCATACCCAAGGGGACTGAGGCTTCCACACGGCGCACCGAGGAAGAGGAAGCAGTCGTTTTTGCCACGACCCGCGAGCTTACCGTACCGCCGCGCCGGCTGGCACACGTCCTGACCCAGACGGACGGCGCAGTAACGGTGGCCCGGACTGAGGCCTTGCATGGAGACAGCAGCTTCCCGTGCTTCGGCTCGCCGCCGGTGCCCGGCGACGCCTTGCTGCTCGGATTGAACGACGCTGCACCCTCCTGTGCGGTTGTGCTGCGGTTTGAGTGCGAGGTCAGGGGCGTGGGTGTTAACCCAAACAATCCGCCACTGGTCTGGGAGGCCTGGGACGGCGACTCATGGGTGCCGTGTGACCTGGACAGCGACGGAACGGGCGGGCTGAACCGTCCCGGTGACGTGGTGGTCCATTTGCCACACCGACATGCGGCCTCTGTGCAGGGAGGCACCCGGGCGGGATGGCTGAGGTGCCGTGTGGTGGAACCTCTTGCCGGCTATCCGTCCTACAGCGCTTCCCCTACTGTGCATTCCGCCGCCGCGTTTACAATTGGCGGTTCCGTTCCCGCCGTCCACGCCGAGGCGATCTACGACGAGGTGATCGGGATGTCTGAAGGCGTGCCCGGGCAGTCCTTCGAACTGGGCCGGCACCCTGTGCTGCCTGGCGGTGACGGCTTCGTAGTTGAAGTCGCCGCCGGCTCCGGCTGGGAGACGTGGACTGAAGTCGACTCCTTTGCCGGATCGGAACCCGGTGACCGCGTGATGGTGCTCGACCGGACAACGGGCGTAGTGCATTTTCCACCGGCCGTCCGGGAGCCTGATGGATCCCTCCGCAGCTATGGCGCCGTGCCGCCGGCGGGCAGCCCTATTCGCATTCCGTGCTACAGCACCGGAGGCGGTCCACGGGGGAACGTTGCCGCGCGGGCGCTCTCCGTGCTGCGTTCCTCCATCCCCTTTGTCAACAGCGTGGAAAACCGCCGCGGCGCTCACGGCGGCGTCGCGGGGGAAACGATCGAGCAGGCAAAGGAACGCGGCCCTCTCGCACTGCGAACCCGGGACCGCGCCATTACCGCAGAGGACTACGAACAGCTCGCCAAGCGTGCCGCCCCGGACATTGCCAGGGTGCGGTGCATACCAGCCGACGGCGCTGACGAGGCAGGTGGGGTGAGGATCCTCGTGGTGCCGGGGGCCGTTCCGGACAAGGATGGACGGCTCACCTTCCGTGACCTCGTTCCTGATTCCGGGTTGCTGGCCGAAGTTGCCGGGTACTTGGATGAGCGCCGTCCCGTTGGTGCCCGGCTGCTAGTCGAACCGCCGTTTTACCGCGGTGTGACCGTGGTTGCGCAGTTGACCGCCCGTCCCCGGGTTTCCGCAGAACGCCTGCGCGTGGACGCCCTGCGGGCCCTTTACAGCTATTTCGACCCGATCCGTGGAGGGCCTGACGGAGAAGGCTGGCCGTTCGGCCGGCCCGTCCATGCGGGCGAAGTGCATGCTGTCCTCCAGAGCCTTGCAGGTACGGAGATCGTCGACGAGGTCTACGTCTTTGCCGCCGATCCCCTGACGGGGAAGCGGGGAGAGCCGCAGCAGCGCATTGAAGTCAACCGCAATGCCCTGGTCTTTTCGTTTGATCACAGGGTCCGCGTTTCGGAAGGAACCTGA
- a CDS encoding GPW/gp25 family protein, producing MGQEFIGAGWAFPLRTDRTGSIALVRDQREIEESIHLILATSPGERPMRPEFGCSVHDYVFAPANAATAGDIAYAVRVALDRWEPRITLENVAVNFEGVDAGLLLIDVQYTIRGTNDPRNLVFPFYVIPRNGEEAAS from the coding sequence GTGGGGCAGGAGTTCATCGGTGCCGGATGGGCATTTCCGCTGCGTACGGACCGCACCGGCAGCATTGCGCTGGTCCGTGATCAGCGTGAAATCGAGGAGAGCATCCACCTCATCCTGGCGACATCTCCCGGCGAGCGGCCCATGCGGCCGGAGTTTGGCTGCTCCGTCCACGACTACGTCTTCGCGCCCGCGAACGCTGCAACCGCCGGGGACATCGCCTATGCCGTGCGGGTGGCCCTGGACCGCTGGGAGCCGCGGATCACCCTGGAGAATGTAGCCGTCAACTTCGAGGGCGTGGACGCCGGCCTGCTCCTCATCGACGTGCAGTACACCATCAGGGGCACCAATGATCCACGCAACCTGGTCTTCCCCTTCTATGTCATTCCGCGCAACGGCGAGGAGGCCGCTTCCTAA
- a CDS encoding VgrG-related protein, which translates to MAHNEEFSNMLLVEVAGRPLPPDVAARLVAGYVDDSSNVPDLFLLRFTDEFSLVLEKAGFAIGAPVKLSVQQSGPGGPVPLLSGEVTALETEMDHEGLYTIVRGLDHSHRLFRGRRVEAYLQSTAADIVRKVAQRAGIKAGTIAAKGPVLQHVAQDGISDWDFLHRLAVESGVVLSVSGGELHFTPSTDSATAPAGTGGAKEDPLVLERGVNLVALRGTVTSADQVPDVEVRGWDVAAKKAIVAVAQAQTRSARLPEVDPAALAKKFGSPRYVAPPTAFDQAAQCDAAAASIASRLGGAFAEVEGLARGNPKLRAGTAVVLKGAGKPFDGQYTLSSSRHEFSPDTGYLTTFTVSHESERSLYGVAAGGNGRDAVPTVVNAVVTAAKDPENQGRVKVKFPVLSDNYESWWARTIQAGAGTSRGAVVLPEVGDEVLVAFGHGSFQQPFVLGGLYNGKDQPDKPWADHVGSTDGSVTRRAFVSRTGMLVEFLESPDGEQVLVSTSGGKQKIALVQKPDAAIEIVSEGPVNVTARKDVAVTTTTGQVTIKGKKVIVEALSDLELKGAAVKISGTATAELKAPGVKVAGDATAELSGGATTTVKGGLVRIN; encoded by the coding sequence GTGGCGCATAACGAGGAGTTCAGCAACATGCTGCTGGTGGAGGTGGCCGGCCGGCCGCTCCCGCCCGATGTGGCCGCACGGCTCGTTGCCGGCTATGTCGACGACAGCAGCAACGTCCCGGACCTGTTCCTGCTCCGGTTCACCGATGAATTCTCCCTCGTCCTGGAAAAGGCCGGCTTCGCTATCGGTGCACCCGTGAAACTGTCCGTGCAGCAGAGCGGGCCCGGCGGTCCGGTCCCGCTGCTTTCCGGCGAGGTGACCGCGCTGGAAACAGAAATGGACCACGAGGGCCTATACACAATCGTCCGTGGCCTGGACCACTCGCACAGACTGTTCCGCGGACGGCGCGTTGAGGCGTACTTGCAGAGTACGGCGGCGGACATTGTCCGGAAGGTGGCCCAGCGTGCCGGAATCAAGGCGGGAACCATCGCTGCGAAGGGGCCTGTCCTGCAGCATGTGGCGCAGGACGGCATCAGCGATTGGGACTTCCTGCACCGGCTCGCCGTCGAATCCGGCGTGGTCCTTTCCGTGTCCGGCGGTGAGCTGCACTTCACGCCGTCGACAGACTCAGCCACTGCCCCGGCAGGAACCGGCGGGGCCAAGGAGGACCCCTTGGTCCTGGAGCGCGGGGTGAACCTTGTAGCGCTGCGCGGCACTGTCACCTCCGCCGACCAGGTCCCCGACGTGGAGGTCCGGGGCTGGGATGTCGCCGCAAAGAAGGCCATTGTGGCCGTCGCGCAGGCGCAGACCCGCAGTGCCAGGCTCCCTGAAGTGGACCCGGCCGCCCTCGCCAAGAAATTCGGAAGCCCCAGGTACGTTGCGCCTCCGACCGCTTTTGACCAGGCCGCACAATGCGACGCTGCCGCAGCCTCCATCGCTTCCCGGCTCGGCGGAGCCTTCGCGGAAGTCGAGGGCCTGGCCAGGGGCAACCCCAAGCTACGGGCCGGCACTGCCGTTGTGCTCAAGGGCGCCGGTAAGCCCTTCGACGGCCAGTACACACTCAGCTCATCCCGCCACGAATTCAGCCCTGATACCGGCTACCTCACAACCTTCACCGTCAGCCACGAATCAGAGCGTTCCCTCTACGGGGTAGCCGCTGGCGGCAACGGCCGCGACGCCGTGCCGACTGTGGTCAATGCGGTCGTCACAGCGGCCAAGGACCCGGAAAACCAAGGCAGGGTCAAGGTGAAATTCCCCGTCCTGTCTGACAACTATGAGAGCTGGTGGGCCCGCACCATCCAGGCCGGGGCCGGGACCTCGCGGGGCGCCGTCGTCCTCCCTGAAGTGGGGGATGAGGTCCTGGTGGCCTTTGGCCACGGCAGTTTTCAACAGCCGTTCGTGCTCGGCGGCCTGTACAACGGCAAGGATCAGCCGGACAAACCGTGGGCAGACCACGTGGGCTCAACCGACGGCTCTGTTACCCGCCGGGCCTTCGTCTCGCGCACCGGGATGCTAGTGGAGTTCCTCGAATCTCCGGACGGCGAACAGGTTCTGGTGAGCACCAGCGGCGGCAAACAGAAGATTGCACTCGTCCAGAAACCGGATGCGGCCATCGAGATCGTCTCTGAAGGACCGGTCAACGTCACAGCCAGGAAGGACGTTGCCGTAACGACGACGACGGGCCAGGTGACGATTAAGGGCAAGAAGGTCATCGTGGAAGCCCTATCAGATCTTGAGCTGAAGGGCGCGGCGGTGAAGATCTCGGGCACCGCAACGGCCGAGCTGAAAGCCCCGGGCGTAAAGGTGGCGGGGGATGCGACGGCGGAACTTTCCGGAGGCGCAACCACCACCGTCAAGGGCGGCTTGGTCCGCATCAACTGA
- a CDS encoding CIS tube protein, whose translation MATVAAPAPAKGAVGSTNPAATAAGGSGGRGGEKALELSHAYLELFEPSLDGSLDKPGPRLGQIDFQFNPKELTMGKSASWAREKAKGNGKAGPPQYTGPMPSKLSLEMFFDASGKQDDAVVQRVKALFACCTPTEASLKQKKASPPWVMFRWGKLTEFHAYVSSVQAKYTLFTAAGLPVRAICTVTLEEISGDPPKQNPSSGGLVPRRVHTLVEGDTLAGIAYREYGDPSLWRAVAAANGIDDPMRLRPGSSLLLPAVDELASGTPANGSRMPEVVRGA comes from the coding sequence GTGGCCACAGTTGCAGCCCCGGCACCGGCCAAGGGCGCGGTTGGGTCCACCAATCCGGCTGCCACCGCTGCCGGGGGCTCAGGCGGACGCGGCGGGGAAAAGGCGCTCGAGCTTTCGCACGCATACCTGGAGCTCTTTGAACCGTCCCTAGACGGATCACTGGACAAACCGGGCCCGCGGCTCGGACAGATTGATTTCCAGTTCAACCCTAAGGAACTCACCATGGGCAAGTCAGCTTCCTGGGCCCGGGAAAAGGCCAAGGGCAACGGCAAGGCGGGTCCGCCGCAGTACACGGGACCCATGCCCTCCAAACTGTCCTTGGAGATGTTCTTTGACGCCTCCGGGAAGCAGGATGACGCCGTGGTCCAGCGGGTCAAGGCGCTGTTTGCGTGCTGCACACCCACCGAAGCTTCACTGAAGCAGAAAAAAGCTTCCCCGCCATGGGTAATGTTCCGATGGGGCAAGCTCACGGAATTCCATGCGTACGTATCCAGCGTGCAGGCCAAGTACACGCTCTTCACGGCCGCTGGACTGCCGGTCCGGGCCATCTGCACCGTCACGCTGGAGGAAATATCGGGAGACCCGCCCAAGCAGAACCCCAGTTCCGGCGGACTCGTGCCGCGGCGGGTCCACACGCTGGTGGAAGGGGACACCCTGGCAGGAATTGCTTACCGCGAATACGGCGATCCATCCCTGTGGCGGGCGGTGGCAGCTGCGAACGGGATCGATGACCCCATGCGGCTCCGTCCCGGCAGTTCCCTGTTGCTGCCCGCCGTCGACGAGCTCGCGTCCGGGACACCGGCGAACGGCAGCCGGATGCCGGAGGTGGTCCGTGGCGCATAA
- a CDS encoding phage tail protein, whose product MLEDVATAVSVRYTVALDNADLGTFSTCEGLGCEVVLETREEGGNNAFIWQLPTRLKYPNITLTRPLGKDTEKIAKWFAGMASGYTRCTGTIEAMTANGTKIAGWELYDVVPVRWKGPSFNPDQPKVIMETLEIAHHGFVAKLG is encoded by the coding sequence ATGCTGGAGGACGTCGCCACCGCCGTCAGTGTCCGCTACACGGTAGCGCTGGACAACGCGGACTTGGGCACCTTTTCCACGTGCGAGGGCCTCGGCTGCGAAGTGGTCCTTGAAACGCGGGAAGAGGGCGGCAACAACGCCTTCATCTGGCAGCTGCCCACCCGCCTCAAGTACCCGAACATCACCCTGACCCGGCCTCTGGGGAAGGACACGGAGAAGATTGCCAAGTGGTTCGCAGGCATGGCCTCCGGCTACACCCGCTGCACCGGCACCATCGAAGCAATGACCGCCAACGGCACCAAGATTGCCGGATGGGAACTTTACGACGTCGTTCCCGTCCGTTGGAAAGGGCCCTCCTTCAACCCCGACCAGCCGAAAGTGATCATGGAAACCCTGGAAATCGCCCACCACGGCTTTGTCGCCAAACTCGGCTAA
- a CDS encoding DUF6760 family protein, with product MTYAADRIYEEVAYVAYHFHWPLDDILDLEHGQRLRYVREIAGINTRLSQER from the coding sequence ATGACGTACGCGGCCGACAGGATCTACGAGGAGGTCGCGTACGTGGCATATCACTTCCACTGGCCCCTCGACGACATCCTCGACCTCGAACACGGCCAGCGGCTCCGCTATGTCCGGGAGATCGCGGGGATCAACACGCGGCTTTCACAGGAGCGCTGA